From a region of the Campylobacter anatolicus genome:
- the tyrS gene encoding tyrosine--tRNA ligase — MSEISKIIQEIKRGVAEIIDEERIINLVKNYYENGENFYVKAGFDPTAPDLHLGHSVVLTKMALLQKHGAIVQFLIGDFTGQIGDPSGKSATRKKLDAKTVAKNAKTYEEQVFKILDPAKTIIMFNSKWCNELGAAGMVELTSTFPVARMLERDDFEKRLKAGSPISISEFLYPLIQGYDSVAMNCDIEMGGTDQKFNLLMGRTLQRIYNVGKEQAVIMMPLLEGLDGVNKMSKSLGNYIGVTDSANDMFAKTLSISDELMWRWYELLSVKSVDEILNLKNMVQSGSYHPKKAKEDLATELTARYHGESAAAAAKDEFNSIHSQNQIPTKLDEYTMNAPAWIVEALTYCKLTPTNSQARRDIVANAVSVDQVKINDEQLKLEKGEYVLQVGKRKFAKLKVE; from the coding sequence ATGAGTGAAATAAGCAAAATAATTCAGGAGATAAAAAGAGGCGTTGCTGAGATCATAGACGAAGAACGCATAATAAATTTAGTTAAAAATTACTATGAAAACGGCGAAAATTTCTACGTTAAAGCTGGATTTGATCCGACTGCACCAGATCTTCACTTAGGACACTCTGTCGTGCTAACAAAGATGGCATTACTTCAAAAGCACGGAGCGATTGTGCAATTTTTGATAGGGGATTTTACAGGACAGATAGGTGACCCAAGCGGTAAATCAGCAACTCGCAAAAAACTTGATGCAAAAACGGTGGCTAAAAATGCCAAAACCTACGAAGAGCAAGTTTTTAAAATTTTAGATCCAGCAAAGACGATTATAATGTTTAACTCCAAGTGGTGCAATGAACTAGGAGCTGCCGGCATGGTGGAGCTAACTAGTACATTTCCAGTCGCTCGTATGCTTGAACGAGATGACTTTGAGAAGCGTCTAAAAGCAGGCAGCCCCATATCAATAAGCGAGTTTTTGTATCCGCTTATTCAAGGTTATGACAGCGTTGCGATGAATTGTGATATAGAAATGGGTGGCACAGATCAGAAATTTAATCTACTAATGGGGCGAACTTTACAGAGAATTTACAATGTAGGCAAAGAACAAGCTGTCATTATGATGCCACTACTTGAAGGACTTGATGGCGTTAACAAGATGAGCAAGAGCCTAGGCAACTACATTGGCGTAACCGATAGTGCAAATGATATGTTTGCTAAAACTCTAAGCATATCAGATGAGCTTATGTGGCGTTGGTATGAGCTACTAAGTGTAAAAAGCGTTGATGAAATTTTAAATTTAAAAAATATGGTACAAAGCGGTAGCTATCATCCTAAAAAAGCAAAAGAGGATCTAGCCACTGAGCTAACTGCACGTTACCACGGAGAGAGTGCAGCGGCTGCAGCAAAAGATGAGTTTAACAGTATACACTCACAAAATCAAATTCCAACCAAACTTGATGAATATACGATGAACGCTCCTGCTTGGATCGTGGAAGCCTTAACGTATTGCAAACTTACTCCGACAAACTCGCAAGCACGTCGTGATATAGTAGCAAACGCCGTGAGTGTGGATCAGGTAAAGATAAATGACGAGCAATTAAAGCTTGAAAAAGGCGAATATGTCTTGCAGGTTGGCAAGAGAAAATTTGCAAAACTAAAGGTAGAGTAA
- a CDS encoding RelA/SpoT family protein — protein sequence MKKNSIFIEQLIDEIAVCKSVFDATQLLFSFYDRTEILQKAINTCISSHADQYRKSGEPYAIHPILVACIVAYMGGDESMIVAALLHDVVEDTAVTLEEIKLEFGDEIAKLVEGLTKIVAIREDKLASSDSNERLSTSALTFRRMLLVSIEDVRVLVVKLCDRLHNMLTLDALTPDKQKRIAEETLVVYAPIAHRLGISSIKNLLEDLSFKYVLPDEYEKIYNYIDEHKQQLALKLNSFHEKVSEILLKNGFIEGSFEIQKRMKHYYSIYLKMQRKGISIEEVLDLLAIRIIVKEPLECYLALGNLHINFNPLISRFKDYIALPKQNGYQTIHTTIFDNKSIFEVQVRTYDMHKIAEYGVAAHWKYKGGEGSMLNPKLDWLNDLNMQNDESENNPEELYEYAKDSLYIEDIAVYSPKGAIFTLPRGATALDYAYEVHTEIGLYAKEAYINRVKMPLLTELKNGDIVRIVTDDEAKFRCSWINSVRTGKARATIRSFCKQKIKDLNNKIAINILQNIFDVPNQRVLSWLEKENLSKKISKAATDSIYLQDVVNSLKKHIQKERPFIISIGNKYTVKKQKFENIVIYSNHKINNVEFDYCCNPKRGDSIVGFRNMQNVTVHHKLCERAAKLLETNKEAIFVKWTRNAPHRYKILLNLENRKGSLAEFLTYLARLDVNLATITINENSDVSSNLFTLSVEIGENINPNDVKERLKDRYKIIEFISQNDAYHN from the coding sequence TTGAAGAAAAATAGTATATTTATCGAGCAACTCATCGATGAAATAGCAGTTTGTAAGAGCGTCTTTGACGCTACGCAACTTCTATTTTCATTTTACGATAGAACAGAAATACTACAAAAAGCCATTAATACCTGTATCAGTTCACATGCTGATCAATACCGCAAAAGTGGCGAGCCCTATGCGATCCACCCAATTTTAGTAGCGTGTATAGTAGCTTATATGGGTGGTGATGAAAGTATGATAGTAGCTGCTTTACTACATGATGTAGTTGAAGATACAGCAGTAACACTTGAAGAGATCAAACTAGAATTTGGTGATGAGATCGCAAAACTAGTTGAAGGACTAACAAAAATAGTAGCCATACGTGAAGACAAACTTGCAAGTTCTGATAGCAATGAACGTCTATCTACTTCGGCTCTGACATTTAGACGTATGTTACTTGTATCGATAGAAGATGTCAGAGTATTAGTCGTAAAGCTTTGCGATAGATTGCATAATATGTTAACTCTTGACGCTCTAACGCCAGATAAACAAAAAAGAATAGCAGAAGAGACGCTTGTAGTTTATGCACCTATCGCACATAGACTAGGCATCTCATCGATAAAAAATTTACTTGAAGACCTAAGCTTTAAATATGTATTGCCAGATGAATACGAAAAAATTTACAACTATATTGACGAGCACAAGCAACAACTAGCACTCAAGCTAAATTCTTTTCACGAAAAAGTAAGCGAGATTTTGCTTAAAAATGGTTTTATCGAAGGTAGTTTTGAGATACAAAAACGTATGAAGCACTACTATTCAATATACCTTAAAATGCAACGTAAAGGCATATCGATAGAAGAGGTTCTTGACCTGCTTGCGATCCGTATCATCGTCAAAGAACCACTTGAGTGTTATCTTGCACTTGGAAATTTACATATAAACTTTAACCCCTTAATCTCGCGTTTTAAGGACTATATCGCACTTCCAAAACAAAATGGCTACCAAACTATTCACACGACTATATTTGATAACAAAAGTATATTTGAGGTGCAGGTACGAACATACGATATGCATAAGATCGCTGAATATGGCGTCGCTGCACATTGGAAATATAAAGGTGGCGAAGGCAGTATGCTTAATCCAAAACTAGACTGGCTAAATGACTTAAATATGCAAAATGATGAAAGTGAAAATAATCCAGAAGAGCTTTATGAATACGCAAAAGATAGCCTATATATCGAAGATATAGCGGTTTATTCGCCAAAAGGAGCGATATTTACTCTGCCACGCGGTGCGACTGCACTTGATTATGCTTATGAGGTGCATACAGAGATCGGACTGTATGCAAAAGAAGCTTATATAAACCGCGTTAAAATGCCACTTTTAACCGAGCTGAAAAACGGTGATATCGTGCGTATCGTAACAGACGATGAGGCTAAATTTAGATGCTCATGGATAAATAGCGTCCGAACTGGCAAGGCACGAGCCACGATAAGATCATTTTGCAAACAAAAGATAAAAGATCTAAATAATAAAATCGCTATAAATATACTACAAAATATCTTTGATGTGCCAAATCAACGAGTTTTAAGCTGGCTAGAGAAAGAAAATCTAAGCAAAAAGATTTCAAAAGCTGCGACTGACTCAATATACTTGCAAGATGTCGTAAATTCGCTTAAAAAACATATACAAAAAGAGCGACCATTTATAATCTCGATTGGCAATAAATATACCGTAAAAAAACAAAAATTTGAAAATATAGTAATCTACTCAAACCACAAAATAAACAATGTTGAGTTTGATTACTGTTGTAATCCAAAACGTGGCGACAGTATCGTTGGTTTTAGAAATATGCAAAATGTAACAGTGCATCACAAACTATGTGAACGAGCAGCAAAACTACTTGAGACAAACAAAGAAGCAATATTTGTTAAGTGGACACGAAACGCACCGCATAGATATAAAATTTTATTAAATTTAGAAAATCGCAAAGGTTCTTTGGCTGAATTTTTGACTTATCTTGCACGACTTGATGTAAATTTAGCCACAATCACAATAAATGAAAATAGCGACGTTTCGAGCAACCTATTTACATTAAGCGTTGAAATAGGCGAAAATATAAATCCAAACGATGTAAAAGAAAGACTTAAGGATAGATATAAGATAATTGAGTTTATATCTCAAAACGATGCGTATCATAATTAA
- a CDS encoding DNA-directed RNA polymerase subunit omega: protein MRTEQITAKALKQTDGDRYKLSLIVAKRAEALSNGANVLLDIDTSKMKFADIALLEVAEGKIGFEAIVEEK, encoded by the coding sequence ATGAGAACAGAACAGATAACAGCAAAAGCACTTAAACAAACAGATGGTGATAGATATAAACTATCTTTAATCGTAGCAAAACGTGCAGAAGCACTCTCTAATGGTGCCAACGTGCTACTAGATATAGATACGAGCAAGATGAAATTTGCCGATATAGCACTTTTAGAAGTTGCAGAAGGCAAGATAGGGTTCGAGGCTATTGTTGAAGAAAAATAG